In one Bufo gargarizans isolate SCDJY-AF-19 unplaced genomic scaffold, ASM1485885v1 fragScaff_scaffold_716_pilon, whole genome shotgun sequence genomic region, the following are encoded:
- the LOC122922793 gene encoding N-formyl peptide receptor 2-like, with translation MNTNDLNLTFFYTTPGHRSYYEDYGYVSYSYTKAKLLKITVTLYSIFFVLGIIGNGLVIWIAGFKMKKSVSSVWFLNLAIADFFCCASLPLRIAEWIYLIMYDQDSAMNCILSIILFNLNMSASVLLLVAMSIDRFVSVMWPFWAKVHRTQKLVRITAAIIWVISLLLTGLVFYLYGLYFHDLSEWCALAFYYIFHNIYIIKWTIRLFRLVMMFAIPFLIIFISYVIIYIKVRKSKRSQRSRRPYRIITAVILCFFLCWFPYYIWPLIPMYNRRNLQFYTVNIIIINLACLNSCINPIIYVLIGQVFKPGFLRSIPTRLEKALSEHPNELCREREDCEPTQNLDV, from the coding sequence GTCATATTACGAAGACTATGGATACGTGTCGTATTCTTATACCAAAGCCAAGTTACTAAAGATTACAGTTACTTTATACAGCATCTTTTTTGTTCTTGGGATTATCGGTAATGGATTAGTCATCTGGATTGCTGGATTCAAGATGAAGAAATCAGTCAGCTCTGTTTGGTTCCTCAACTTGGCCATTGCGGACTTCTTCTGCTGTGCTTCTCTTCCTCTGCGCATTGCAGAGTGGATTTACCTCATCATGTATGACCAAGATAGTGCAATGAATTGCATATTAAGCATCATTCTGTTCAATCTAAACATGAGCGCCAGTGTTCTTCTCTTAGTGGCCATGAGTATTGACCGCTTTGTATCCGTCATGTGGCCATTTTGGGCTAAAGTTCATAGGACACAAAAACTAGTTAGAATCACTGCGGCAATCATTTGGGTGATCAGTTTGCTCTTGACTGGTTTAGTGTTTTACTTATACGGGTTGTATTTTCATGACTTAAGTGAATGGTGTGCCCTggcattttattatatatttcacaATATCTATATAATAAAATGGACCATTCGATTATTCAGGTTAGTTATGATGTTTGCAATCCCCTTTCTCATCATCTTTATCAGTTATGTTATCATTTATATCAAAGTTAGAAAAAGTAAGAGATCCCAGAGATCTCGGAGACCCTACAGGATCATCACCGCTGTTATATTGTGTTTCTTTCTGTGTTGGTTTCCATATTACATCTGGCCACTGATACCAATGTATAATAGACGTAACCTTCAATTCTATACAGTAAATATAATCATCATCAACCTGGCTTGTCTTAACAGTTGCATCAACCCAATTATTTATGTTTTAATTGGTCAAGTTTTTAAACCTGGTTTTCTGAGATCTATCCCCACCAGGCTAGAAAAAGCCTTAAGTGAACATCCTAATGAACTATGCAGAGAACGAGAGGATTGCGAACCTACTCAAAATTTGGATGTTTGA